In Paramormyrops kingsleyae isolate MSU_618 chromosome 5, PKINGS_0.4, whole genome shotgun sequence, one DNA window encodes the following:
- the ilf3a gene encoding interleukin enhancer-binding factor 3a isoform X6, giving the protein MSLVQMVMGRGCGQKRGDFAKWAQPVPELVLDERLAYEELLYWDSLIQHGRHLHPQDLDRYEELRYWYECVCHEEHLRLYWQRAAGAAQEPEEGDSVPVMSPPFRQRPMRIFLNDDRHVMAKHSAVYPSQEELEAVQNMVSHTERALKAVSDWLDEQEKVGTEDAAAEGPEKDSEAKPPEQVTRTLRGVMRVGLVAKGLLLKGDLDLELVLLCRDKPTVTLLEKVAENLSAELKTIVDDKYDVVPSVSDAAIFVKSAKEPALTLTILLTSPVVREETERQAAGETLTGNDPPDALDRQKCLTALASLRHAKWFQARANGLKSCVIVIRVLRDLCSRVAVWAPLQGWPLELLCEKAIGTGIRPMGAGEALRRVLECLASGILLQDGPGVLDPCEKETSNAIGHLDQQQRENITQSAQYALRLVAFGQLHKVLGMDALPSKILRKPKTDAPVDYTVQIPPSTPYVTTIKRPIEEEEVMDDKNPNKKKKKLQKKYSEDKLEPPQAMNALMRLNQLKPGLQYKLVSQTGPVHVPVFTMAVEVDGKSYEASGPSKRTAKLHVAVKVLQDMGLPTGVEVKTAEPVKTEEGPTGAEADPQAPEPGAADVPPSSGEAGDGGESLKQQGPILTKHGKNPVMELNEKQRGLKYELVSESGGSHDKRFVMEVEINGQKFQGTGSNKKVAKAYAALAALERLFPDAPDAMKKKKLPPMQPNPGFGMLGGAPMDLVGNLRGRGRGGRGRGRGRGFNNAGGYQGGFGSYGYGNGANSGYSDFVSDCYGYHDFAS; this is encoded by the exons ATGTCGCTCGTGCAGATG GTGATGGGCAGAGGTTGCGGTCAGAAAAGGGGTGATTTTGCTAAGTGGGCTCAGCCGGTGCCAGAGCTGGTTTTGGACGAGCGTCTGGCGTACGAGGAGCTCCTTTACTGGGACAGCCTGATACAACACGGCCGGCACCTTCACCCACAGGACCTCGATAG ATACGAGGAGCTGCGCTACTGGTACGAGTGCGTGTGCCACGAGGAGCATCTGCGGCTGTACTGGCAGCGTGCCGCCGGTGCCGCACAGGAACCTGAGGAGGGAGATTCTGTACCTGTTATG TCCCCTCCTTTCCGCCAGAGACCCATGCGAATCTTCCTGAACGACGACCGCCATGTCATGGCGAAGCACTCCGCGGTGTACCCCTcgcaggaggagctggaggccgTGCAGAACATGGTGTCTCACACTGAGCGCGCCCTCAAGGctgtctctgattggctggacgAACAGGAGAAGGTCGGCACGGAGGATGCTGCTGCGGAGGGCCCAGAGAAGGACAG TGAGGCGAAGCCACCTGAACAGGTGACCCGGACCCTGCGCGGGGTGATGAGAGTGGGTCTGGTCGCCAAGGGGCTCCTTCTGAAGGGGGACCTGGACCTGGAGCTGGTGCTACTCTGCAGGGACAAGCCCACCGTCACCTTGCTGGAGAAAGTAGcggagaacctgagtgcagagTTGAAG ACTATTGTAGATGACAAGTATGACGTCGTCCCATCCGTCAGTGATGCCGCGATCTTCGTTAAGAGCGCCAAGGAGCCAGCGCTGACGCTCACCATCCTCCTGACGTCCCCGGTGGTGCGTGAGGAGACTGAGAGGCAGGCCGCTGGAG AAACGCTAACAGGCAACGATCCGCCGGATGCTCTGGACAGGCAGAAATGCCTGACAGCCTTGGCGTCCCTTCGCCACGCCAAGTGGTTCCAG GCTAGGGCCAACGGGCTGAAGTCCTGCGTCATCGTCATCCGCGTCCTCAGGGACCTGTGCAGCCGCGTAGCCGTCTGGGCCCCCCTGCAGGGATGG CCCTTGGAGCTGTTGTGTGAGAAGGCCATCGGGACGGGGATCAGGCCCATGGGGGCGGGGGAGGCTCTGCGCCGGGTGCTCGAGTGCCTGGCCTCTGGAATCCTCTTGCAAG ACGGGCCTGGTGTTTTGGACCCATGTGAAAAGGAGACCAGCAACGCCATTGGCCACCTGGACCAGCAGCAGCGGGAGAACATCACCCAGAGCGCACag tatGCCTTAAGGTTGGTAGCCTTTGGGCAGCTTCACAAAGTCCTGGGGATGGACGCTCTTCCCTCGAAGATACTTAGGAAACCCAAGACTGACGCCCCTGTAGACTACACAG TCCAGATCCCCCCCAGCACACCCTATGTCACCACAATAAAGAGGCCTATTGAAGAAGAGGAGGTCATGGATGACAAGAATCCcaacaagaagaagaagaagcttCAGAAAAAAT ACTCTGAAGATAAGCTGGAGCCACCGCAGGCAATGAACGCCCTGATGCGACTTAACCAGCTGAAGCCAGGCCTGCAATACAAGCTGGTGTCGCAGACGGGCCCCGTCCACGTGCCCGTCTTCACCATGGCCGTGGAGGTCGACGGCAAGAGCTACGAGGCGTCCGGGCCCTCAAAGCGCACGGCCAAGCTGCACGTGGCAGTCAAG GTCCTGCAGGACATGGGGCTGCCCACTGGGGTGGAGGTGAAGACCGCAGAGCCGGTGAAGACCGAGGAAGGGCCCACTGGCGCAGAGGCCGACCCCCAGGCTCCGGAGCCCGGTGCGGCCGACGTGCCGCCCTCTAGTGGCGAGGCAGGGGACGGCGGCGAG AGCTTGAAGCAGCAAGGCCCCATCCTGACCAAGCACGGCAAGAACCCGGTGATGGAGCTGAACGAGAAGCAGCGCGGCCTGAAGTACGAGCTCGTCTCGGAGAGTGGCGGCAGCCACGACAAGCGCTTCGTCATGGAG GTGGAGATCAACGGACAGAAGTTCCAGGGTACCGGCTCCAACAAGAAGGTGGCCAAGGCCTACGCCGCCCTGGCTGCCCTGGAGCGACTTTTCCCCGATGCCCCCGACGccatgaagaagaagaaactaCCTCCAATG CAGCCAAACCCAGGATTCGGCATGTTGGGCGGAGCTCCCATGGATCTGGTGGGCAATCTGAGAGGCCGTGGGAGAGGTGGGCGTGGCAGGGGAAGAGGAAGAGGGTTCAACAATGCAGGTGGCTACCAAG GTGGTTTTGGGTCTTATGGCTACGGAAACGGTGCCAACTCTGGATACA GTGACTTTGTCTCAGACTGCTATGGCTACCATGATTTTGCATCCTAG
- the ilf3a gene encoding interleukin enhancer-binding factor 3a isoform X5 produces the protein MSLVQMVMGRGCGQKRGDFAKWAQPVPELVLDERLAYEELLYWDSLIQHGRHLHPQDLDRYEELRYWYECVCHEEHLRLYWQRAAGAAQEPEEGDSVPVMSPPFRQRPMRIFLNDDRHVMAKHSAVYPSQEELEAVQNMVSHTERALKAVSDWLDEQEKVGTEDAAAEGPEKDSEAKPPEQVTRTLRGVMRVGLVAKGLLLKGDLDLELVLLCRDKPTVTLLEKVAENLSAELKTIVDDKYDVVPSVSDAAIFVKSAKEPALTLTILLTSPVVREETERQAAGETLTGNDPPDALDRQKCLTALASLRHAKWFQARANGLKSCVIVIRVLRDLCSRVAVWAPLQGWPLELLCEKAIGTGIRPMGAGEALRRVLECLASGILLQDGPGVLDPCEKETSNAIGHLDQQQRENITQSAQYALRLVAFGQLHKVLGMDALPSKILRKPKTDAPVDYTVQIPPSTPYVTTIKRPIEEEEVMDDKNPNKKKKKLQKKYSEDKLEPPQAMNALMRLNQLKPGLQYKLVSQTGPVHVPVFTMAVEVDGKSYEASGPSKRTAKLHVAVKVLQDMGLPTGVEVKTAEPVKTEEGPTGAEADPQAPEPGAADVPPSSGEAGDGGESLKQQGPILTKHGKNPVMELNEKQRGLKYELVSESGGSHDKRFVMEVEINGQKFQGTGSNKKVAKAYAALAALERLFPDAPDAMKKKKLPPMQPNPGFGMLGGAPMDLVGNLRGRGRGGRGRGRGRGFNNAGGYQGGFGSYGYGNGANSGYSYGGQSNFGSQGGTSQGYGGGPGSLHGQVGFGRGEPSLGYQYR, from the exons ATGTCGCTCGTGCAGATG GTGATGGGCAGAGGTTGCGGTCAGAAAAGGGGTGATTTTGCTAAGTGGGCTCAGCCGGTGCCAGAGCTGGTTTTGGACGAGCGTCTGGCGTACGAGGAGCTCCTTTACTGGGACAGCCTGATACAACACGGCCGGCACCTTCACCCACAGGACCTCGATAG ATACGAGGAGCTGCGCTACTGGTACGAGTGCGTGTGCCACGAGGAGCATCTGCGGCTGTACTGGCAGCGTGCCGCCGGTGCCGCACAGGAACCTGAGGAGGGAGATTCTGTACCTGTTATG TCCCCTCCTTTCCGCCAGAGACCCATGCGAATCTTCCTGAACGACGACCGCCATGTCATGGCGAAGCACTCCGCGGTGTACCCCTcgcaggaggagctggaggccgTGCAGAACATGGTGTCTCACACTGAGCGCGCCCTCAAGGctgtctctgattggctggacgAACAGGAGAAGGTCGGCACGGAGGATGCTGCTGCGGAGGGCCCAGAGAAGGACAG TGAGGCGAAGCCACCTGAACAGGTGACCCGGACCCTGCGCGGGGTGATGAGAGTGGGTCTGGTCGCCAAGGGGCTCCTTCTGAAGGGGGACCTGGACCTGGAGCTGGTGCTACTCTGCAGGGACAAGCCCACCGTCACCTTGCTGGAGAAAGTAGcggagaacctgagtgcagagTTGAAG ACTATTGTAGATGACAAGTATGACGTCGTCCCATCCGTCAGTGATGCCGCGATCTTCGTTAAGAGCGCCAAGGAGCCAGCGCTGACGCTCACCATCCTCCTGACGTCCCCGGTGGTGCGTGAGGAGACTGAGAGGCAGGCCGCTGGAG AAACGCTAACAGGCAACGATCCGCCGGATGCTCTGGACAGGCAGAAATGCCTGACAGCCTTGGCGTCCCTTCGCCACGCCAAGTGGTTCCAG GCTAGGGCCAACGGGCTGAAGTCCTGCGTCATCGTCATCCGCGTCCTCAGGGACCTGTGCAGCCGCGTAGCCGTCTGGGCCCCCCTGCAGGGATGG CCCTTGGAGCTGTTGTGTGAGAAGGCCATCGGGACGGGGATCAGGCCCATGGGGGCGGGGGAGGCTCTGCGCCGGGTGCTCGAGTGCCTGGCCTCTGGAATCCTCTTGCAAG ACGGGCCTGGTGTTTTGGACCCATGTGAAAAGGAGACCAGCAACGCCATTGGCCACCTGGACCAGCAGCAGCGGGAGAACATCACCCAGAGCGCACag tatGCCTTAAGGTTGGTAGCCTTTGGGCAGCTTCACAAAGTCCTGGGGATGGACGCTCTTCCCTCGAAGATACTTAGGAAACCCAAGACTGACGCCCCTGTAGACTACACAG TCCAGATCCCCCCCAGCACACCCTATGTCACCACAATAAAGAGGCCTATTGAAGAAGAGGAGGTCATGGATGACAAGAATCCcaacaagaagaagaagaagcttCAGAAAAAAT ACTCTGAAGATAAGCTGGAGCCACCGCAGGCAATGAACGCCCTGATGCGACTTAACCAGCTGAAGCCAGGCCTGCAATACAAGCTGGTGTCGCAGACGGGCCCCGTCCACGTGCCCGTCTTCACCATGGCCGTGGAGGTCGACGGCAAGAGCTACGAGGCGTCCGGGCCCTCAAAGCGCACGGCCAAGCTGCACGTGGCAGTCAAG GTCCTGCAGGACATGGGGCTGCCCACTGGGGTGGAGGTGAAGACCGCAGAGCCGGTGAAGACCGAGGAAGGGCCCACTGGCGCAGAGGCCGACCCCCAGGCTCCGGAGCCCGGTGCGGCCGACGTGCCGCCCTCTAGTGGCGAGGCAGGGGACGGCGGCGAG AGCTTGAAGCAGCAAGGCCCCATCCTGACCAAGCACGGCAAGAACCCGGTGATGGAGCTGAACGAGAAGCAGCGCGGCCTGAAGTACGAGCTCGTCTCGGAGAGTGGCGGCAGCCACGACAAGCGCTTCGTCATGGAG GTGGAGATCAACGGACAGAAGTTCCAGGGTACCGGCTCCAACAAGAAGGTGGCCAAGGCCTACGCCGCCCTGGCTGCCCTGGAGCGACTTTTCCCCGATGCCCCCGACGccatgaagaagaagaaactaCCTCCAATG CAGCCAAACCCAGGATTCGGCATGTTGGGCGGAGCTCCCATGGATCTGGTGGGCAATCTGAGAGGCCGTGGGAGAGGTGGGCGTGGCAGGGGAAGAGGAAGAGGGTTCAACAATGCAGGTGGCTACCAAG GTGGTTTTGGGTCTTATGGCTACGGAAACGGTGCCAACTCTGGATACA GTTACGGCGGCCAGTCAAACTTCGGCTCACAAGGCGGCACGAGCCAAGGCTACGGCGGAGGCCCGGGGTCCTTGCACGGCCAAGTGGGCTTCGGCAGAGGGGAGCCCAGCCTCGGCTACCAGTACAGATAG